Proteins encoded within one genomic window of Calonectris borealis chromosome 1, bCalBor7.hap1.2, whole genome shotgun sequence:
- the HSPA14 gene encoding heat shock 70 kDa protein 14 isoform X2, with the protein MAAIGVHLGATCACAAVYKDGRADVVANDAGDRVTPAVVAFSESEEVVGLAAKQSRIRNISNTVVKVKQILGRSSGDPQAEKYIAESKCSIIEKNGKLQYEIDNKFINPEDVAKLIFSKMKETAQSALGSDVNDVVITVPFDFGENQKNALGEAAAAAGFNVMRLIHEPSAALLAYGIGQDSPTGKSNVLVYKLGGTSLSITVIEVNSGIYRVLATNTDDSIGGVCFTEALAQHLASEFQRSCKHDIRENPRAMMKLMNSADIAKHSLSTLGSANCFVDSLYDGLDFDCNVSRARFELICSSLFSKCVEAIKKLLQQVGFTADDINKVVLCGGSARIPKLQQLIKDIFPTVELLNSIPPDEVIPIGAAIEAGILLGKENPLLEEEALFIECSAKDILLKGVDESGADKFTVLFPSGTPLPARRQHTLHAPGNTSSVCLELYESLGKSAMNEENKFAQGRVLACYLHRSRYREV; encoded by the exons ATGGCGGCCATCGGTGTTCACCTGGGTGCTACCTGTGCCTGCGCCGCCGTCTACaag GATGGCCGCGCCGACGTGGTCGCCAACGACGCCGGGGACAGGGTCACGCCTGCGGTCGTCGCTTTCTCGGAAAGCGAGGAG gTTGTTGGCTTAGCTGCAAAGCAAAGtagaataagaaatatttcaaacacCGTAGTGAAAGTAAAGCAGATCCTTGGGCGAAG CTCTGGTGATCCACAGGCAGAGAAATACATTGCAGAAAGCAAATGTTCA ATAATTGAGAAGAATGGAAAACTTCAATATGAAATAGATAATAAATTTATTAACCCAGAAGATGTGGCAAAACTAATCTTCAGTAAAATGAAAG AAACTGCTCAGTCTGCATTGGGTTCAGATGTAAATGACGTTGTTATCACTGTACCATTTGATTttggagagaatcagaaaaatgCCCTTGG ggaagcagctgcagctgctggatTTAATGTTATGAGATTAATTCATGAGCCGTCTGCAGCTCTCCTGGCCTATGGAATTGGCCAAGATTCACCCACTGGGAAAAG CAATGTGTTGGTTTATAAACTTGGTGGAACATCGCTTTCTATCACAGTCATAGAAGTGAACAGTGGAATATATCGTGTGCTTGCCACAAACACAGACGACAGCATTGGTGGAGTTTGCTTCACAGAAGCTCTAGCACAACACTTAGCTTCTGAATTTCAGAG gtCTTGTAAACATGATATTAGAGAAAATCCCAGAGCCATGATGAAGTTAATGAACAGCGCTGATATTGCAAAGCACTCATTATCAACCCTGGGAAGTGCAAACTGTTTTGTAGATTCATTGTATGATGGATTGGATTTTGATTGTAATGTGTCCAG gGCCAGGTTTGAACTTATCTGTTCTTCACTTTTTAGTAAATGTGTAGAAGCAATTAAAAAGCTCTTGCAGCAAGTTGGATTTACAGCAGATGATATCAATAAG GTGGTTCTGTGTGGTGGGTCTGCTCGAATCCCAAAGCTACAGCAGCTGATCAAAGACATTTTCCCAACTGTGGAATTACTGAATTCAATTCCTCCAGATGAAGTTATTCCCATTGGTGCAGCCATAGAGGCAGGAATTCTGCTGGGGAAAGAGAATCCTTTGTTAGAAGAAGAAGCACTCTTTATTGAGTGTTCCGCCAAAGATATTCTTCTTAAG ggaGTAGACGAGTCAGGGGCTGACAAATTCACAGTGCTATTTCCATCAGGGACACCATTACCAGCTCGAAGGCAGCACACTCTGCATGCTCCTGGAAACACTTCTTCTGTATGCCTTGAACTATATGAGTCATTGGGGAAAAGTGCcatgaatgaagaaaataaatttgcacAG GGACGGGTCCTTGCATGTTACCTGCACAGATCAAGATACCGGGAAGTGTGA
- the SUV39H2 gene encoding histone-lysine N-methyltransferase SUV39H2 isoform X2 translates to MEGWRGAWYVPCLASLETLQELCRKENLRCKSIGITNRNLKSYEVEYLCDYKVEEGTEYYLVKWKGWPESSNTWEPQKNLKCPLLLQNFLSDKNEYLSRVREGKALKVRNHVKALKPAVADYIVKKAKQRIALQRWKEELNRKKNHKAMILVENTVDLEGPPLDFYYINEYKPAPGINVINGITTGCECTDCPAEKCCPKEAGFILAYNKRKKLKIQPGLPIYECNSFCRCGPDCPNRIVQKGTPYSLCIFRTNNGRGWGVKTLQKIKTNSFVMEYVGEVITSEEAERRGQLYDNQGNTYLFDLDYDSDEFTVDAARYGNVSHFVNHSCDPNLQVFNVFIDNLDLRLPRIALFSTRTIKAGEELTFDYQMKGSIDLTSDSADGLSPSRKRIRTVCKCGAVCCRGYLN, encoded by the exons ATGGAGGGCTGGCGAGGAG CTTGGTATGTGCCATGTCTAGCTTCACTTGAGACCCTCCAAGAATTATGTAGGAAGGAAAATCTCAGATGTAAATCCATTGGAATCACCAACAGGAATCTAAAGAGTTATGAGGTGGAATATTTGTGTGACTACAAGGTAGAAGAG GGCACAGAATACTATCTTGTGAAATGGAAAGGATGGCCAGAATCTTCAAATACTTGGGAAcctcagaaaaatctgaaatgccCATTGCTTCTTCAAAACTTTCTTAGTGACAAGAATGAATACTTGTCTCGGGTGAGAGAAGGCAAAGCACTGAAAGTGAGAAACCATGTTAAAGCTTTGAAACCTGCGGTTGCAGATTACATTGTAAAGAAGGCTAAGCAAAGAATAGCTCTGCAGAGATGGAAAGAAGAACTCAACAGGAAAAAGAATCATAAAGCAATGATTCTGGTAGAAAACACTGTGGATCTTGAAGGCCCTCCTTTAGACTTCTACTACATTAATGAGTATAAACCTGCTCCGggaataaatgtaataaatggaATAACGACTGGCTGTGAATGCACTGACTGCCCCGCTGAGAAGTGCTGTCCAAAGGAGGCTGGATTTATTTTGGCTTACAATAAACGGAAGAAGTTGAAAATCCAGCCCGGCTTGCCCATCTATGAATGCAATTCGTTTTGTAGGTGTGGGCCTGACTGCCCCAATAGGATAGTACAGAAGGGTACTCCGTATTCTCTTTGCATCTTCAGAACTAACAATGGCCGTGGTTGGGGAGTAAAAACCCTccagaaaattaaaaccaacagTTTTGTGATGGAGTATGTTGGAGAG gtGATTACAAGTGAGGAAGCAGAGAGACGAGGCCAGCTCTATGACAACCAGGGAAATACATACTTGTTTGATTTGGACTATGACTCAGATGAGTTTACAGTAGATGCAGCTCGATATGGAAATGTGTCCCACTTTGTGAATCACAGT TGTGATCCAAATCTTCAAGTCTTCAATGTGTTTATTGATAACCTCGACTTGCGTCTTCCTCGAATAGCGCTGTTTTCTACACGAACCATCAAGGCCGGAGAAGAGCTAACCTTTGACTATCAGATGAAAG GTTCAATAGATCTGACTTCAGACTCTGCTGATGGTCTTAGCCCATCCAGAAAGAGGATCAGAACTGTCTGTAAATGCGGAGCTGTGTGTTGCAGAGGTTATCTCAACTGA
- the SUV39H2 gene encoding histone-lysine N-methyltransferase SUV39H2 isoform X1 translates to MLVGVYKPWYVPCLASLETLQELCRKENLRCKSIGITNRNLKSYEVEYLCDYKVEEGTEYYLVKWKGWPESSNTWEPQKNLKCPLLLQNFLSDKNEYLSRVREGKALKVRNHVKALKPAVADYIVKKAKQRIALQRWKEELNRKKNHKAMILVENTVDLEGPPLDFYYINEYKPAPGINVINGITTGCECTDCPAEKCCPKEAGFILAYNKRKKLKIQPGLPIYECNSFCRCGPDCPNRIVQKGTPYSLCIFRTNNGRGWGVKTLQKIKTNSFVMEYVGEVITSEEAERRGQLYDNQGNTYLFDLDYDSDEFTVDAARYGNVSHFVNHSCDPNLQVFNVFIDNLDLRLPRIALFSTRTIKAGEELTFDYQMKGSIDLTSDSADGLSPSRKRIRTVCKCGAVCCRGYLN, encoded by the exons ATGCTTGTTGGTGTTTATAAAC CTTGGTATGTGCCATGTCTAGCTTCACTTGAGACCCTCCAAGAATTATGTAGGAAGGAAAATCTCAGATGTAAATCCATTGGAATCACCAACAGGAATCTAAAGAGTTATGAGGTGGAATATTTGTGTGACTACAAGGTAGAAGAG GGCACAGAATACTATCTTGTGAAATGGAAAGGATGGCCAGAATCTTCAAATACTTGGGAAcctcagaaaaatctgaaatgccCATTGCTTCTTCAAAACTTTCTTAGTGACAAGAATGAATACTTGTCTCGGGTGAGAGAAGGCAAAGCACTGAAAGTGAGAAACCATGTTAAAGCTTTGAAACCTGCGGTTGCAGATTACATTGTAAAGAAGGCTAAGCAAAGAATAGCTCTGCAGAGATGGAAAGAAGAACTCAACAGGAAAAAGAATCATAAAGCAATGATTCTGGTAGAAAACACTGTGGATCTTGAAGGCCCTCCTTTAGACTTCTACTACATTAATGAGTATAAACCTGCTCCGggaataaatgtaataaatggaATAACGACTGGCTGTGAATGCACTGACTGCCCCGCTGAGAAGTGCTGTCCAAAGGAGGCTGGATTTATTTTGGCTTACAATAAACGGAAGAAGTTGAAAATCCAGCCCGGCTTGCCCATCTATGAATGCAATTCGTTTTGTAGGTGTGGGCCTGACTGCCCCAATAGGATAGTACAGAAGGGTACTCCGTATTCTCTTTGCATCTTCAGAACTAACAATGGCCGTGGTTGGGGAGTAAAAACCCTccagaaaattaaaaccaacagTTTTGTGATGGAGTATGTTGGAGAG gtGATTACAAGTGAGGAAGCAGAGAGACGAGGCCAGCTCTATGACAACCAGGGAAATACATACTTGTTTGATTTGGACTATGACTCAGATGAGTTTACAGTAGATGCAGCTCGATATGGAAATGTGTCCCACTTTGTGAATCACAGT TGTGATCCAAATCTTCAAGTCTTCAATGTGTTTATTGATAACCTCGACTTGCGTCTTCCTCGAATAGCGCTGTTTTCTACACGAACCATCAAGGCCGGAGAAGAGCTAACCTTTGACTATCAGATGAAAG GTTCAATAGATCTGACTTCAGACTCTGCTGATGGTCTTAGCCCATCCAGAAAGAGGATCAGAACTGTCTGTAAATGCGGAGCTGTGTGTTGCAGAGGTTATCTCAACTGA
- the SUV39H2 gene encoding histone-lysine N-methyltransferase SUV39H2 isoform X3 — MEGWRGGEGTEYYLVKWKGWPESSNTWEPQKNLKCPLLLQNFLSDKNEYLSRVREGKALKVRNHVKALKPAVADYIVKKAKQRIALQRWKEELNRKKNHKAMILVENTVDLEGPPLDFYYINEYKPAPGINVINGITTGCECTDCPAEKCCPKEAGFILAYNKRKKLKIQPGLPIYECNSFCRCGPDCPNRIVQKGTPYSLCIFRTNNGRGWGVKTLQKIKTNSFVMEYVGEVITSEEAERRGQLYDNQGNTYLFDLDYDSDEFTVDAARYGNVSHFVNHSCDPNLQVFNVFIDNLDLRLPRIALFSTRTIKAGEELTFDYQMKGSIDLTSDSADGLSPSRKRIRTVCKCGAVCCRGYLN; from the exons ATGGAGGGCTGGCGAGGAGGTGAG GGCACAGAATACTATCTTGTGAAATGGAAAGGATGGCCAGAATCTTCAAATACTTGGGAAcctcagaaaaatctgaaatgccCATTGCTTCTTCAAAACTTTCTTAGTGACAAGAATGAATACTTGTCTCGGGTGAGAGAAGGCAAAGCACTGAAAGTGAGAAACCATGTTAAAGCTTTGAAACCTGCGGTTGCAGATTACATTGTAAAGAAGGCTAAGCAAAGAATAGCTCTGCAGAGATGGAAAGAAGAACTCAACAGGAAAAAGAATCATAAAGCAATGATTCTGGTAGAAAACACTGTGGATCTTGAAGGCCCTCCTTTAGACTTCTACTACATTAATGAGTATAAACCTGCTCCGggaataaatgtaataaatggaATAACGACTGGCTGTGAATGCACTGACTGCCCCGCTGAGAAGTGCTGTCCAAAGGAGGCTGGATTTATTTTGGCTTACAATAAACGGAAGAAGTTGAAAATCCAGCCCGGCTTGCCCATCTATGAATGCAATTCGTTTTGTAGGTGTGGGCCTGACTGCCCCAATAGGATAGTACAGAAGGGTACTCCGTATTCTCTTTGCATCTTCAGAACTAACAATGGCCGTGGTTGGGGAGTAAAAACCCTccagaaaattaaaaccaacagTTTTGTGATGGAGTATGTTGGAGAG gtGATTACAAGTGAGGAAGCAGAGAGACGAGGCCAGCTCTATGACAACCAGGGAAATACATACTTGTTTGATTTGGACTATGACTCAGATGAGTTTACAGTAGATGCAGCTCGATATGGAAATGTGTCCCACTTTGTGAATCACAGT TGTGATCCAAATCTTCAAGTCTTCAATGTGTTTATTGATAACCTCGACTTGCGTCTTCCTCGAATAGCGCTGTTTTCTACACGAACCATCAAGGCCGGAGAAGAGCTAACCTTTGACTATCAGATGAAAG GTTCAATAGATCTGACTTCAGACTCTGCTGATGGTCTTAGCCCATCCAGAAAGAGGATCAGAACTGTCTGTAAATGCGGAGCTGTGTGTTGCAGAGGTTATCTCAACTGA
- the HSPA14 gene encoding heat shock 70 kDa protein 14 isoform X1, protein MAAIGVHLGATCACAAVYKDGRADVVANDAGDRVTPAVVAFSESEEVVGLAAKQSRIRNISNTVVKVKQILGRSSGDPQAEKYIAESKCSIIEKNGKLQYEIDNKFINPEDVAKLIFSKMKETAQSALGSDVNDVVITVPFDFGENQKNALGEAAAAAGFNVMRLIHEPSAALLAYGIGQDSPTGKSNVLVYKLGGTSLSITVIEVNSGIYRVLATNTDDSIGGVCFTEALAQHLASEFQRSCKHDIRENPRAMMKLMNSADIAKHSLSTLGSANCFVDSLYDGLDFDCNVSRARFELICSSLFSKCVEAIKKLLQQVGFTADDINKVVLCGGSARIPKLQQLIKDIFPTVELLNSIPPDEVIPIGAAIEAGILLGKENPLLEEEALFIECSAKDILLKGVDESGADKFTVLFPSGTPLPARRQHTLHAPGNTSSVCLELYESLGKSAMNEENKFAQIVLQDLDKKEDGLHDILTVLTMKRDGSLHVTCTDQDTGKCEIITVEVAS, encoded by the exons ATGGCGGCCATCGGTGTTCACCTGGGTGCTACCTGTGCCTGCGCCGCCGTCTACaag GATGGCCGCGCCGACGTGGTCGCCAACGACGCCGGGGACAGGGTCACGCCTGCGGTCGTCGCTTTCTCGGAAAGCGAGGAG gTTGTTGGCTTAGCTGCAAAGCAAAGtagaataagaaatatttcaaacacCGTAGTGAAAGTAAAGCAGATCCTTGGGCGAAG CTCTGGTGATCCACAGGCAGAGAAATACATTGCAGAAAGCAAATGTTCA ATAATTGAGAAGAATGGAAAACTTCAATATGAAATAGATAATAAATTTATTAACCCAGAAGATGTGGCAAAACTAATCTTCAGTAAAATGAAAG AAACTGCTCAGTCTGCATTGGGTTCAGATGTAAATGACGTTGTTATCACTGTACCATTTGATTttggagagaatcagaaaaatgCCCTTGG ggaagcagctgcagctgctggatTTAATGTTATGAGATTAATTCATGAGCCGTCTGCAGCTCTCCTGGCCTATGGAATTGGCCAAGATTCACCCACTGGGAAAAG CAATGTGTTGGTTTATAAACTTGGTGGAACATCGCTTTCTATCACAGTCATAGAAGTGAACAGTGGAATATATCGTGTGCTTGCCACAAACACAGACGACAGCATTGGTGGAGTTTGCTTCACAGAAGCTCTAGCACAACACTTAGCTTCTGAATTTCAGAG gtCTTGTAAACATGATATTAGAGAAAATCCCAGAGCCATGATGAAGTTAATGAACAGCGCTGATATTGCAAAGCACTCATTATCAACCCTGGGAAGTGCAAACTGTTTTGTAGATTCATTGTATGATGGATTGGATTTTGATTGTAATGTGTCCAG gGCCAGGTTTGAACTTATCTGTTCTTCACTTTTTAGTAAATGTGTAGAAGCAATTAAAAAGCTCTTGCAGCAAGTTGGATTTACAGCAGATGATATCAATAAG GTGGTTCTGTGTGGTGGGTCTGCTCGAATCCCAAAGCTACAGCAGCTGATCAAAGACATTTTCCCAACTGTGGAATTACTGAATTCAATTCCTCCAGATGAAGTTATTCCCATTGGTGCAGCCATAGAGGCAGGAATTCTGCTGGGGAAAGAGAATCCTTTGTTAGAAGAAGAAGCACTCTTTATTGAGTGTTCCGCCAAAGATATTCTTCTTAAG ggaGTAGACGAGTCAGGGGCTGACAAATTCACAGTGCTATTTCCATCAGGGACACCATTACCAGCTCGAAGGCAGCACACTCTGCATGCTCCTGGAAACACTTCTTCTGTATGCCTTGAACTATATGAGTCATTGGGGAAAAGTGCcatgaatgaagaaaataaatttgcacAG attgtaCTCCAGGATTTAGATAAAAAGGAGGATGGCCTACATGATATACTAACTGTACTCACTATGAAAAG GGACGGGTCCTTGCATGTTACCTGCACAGATCAAGATACCGGGAAGTGTGAAATCATCACTGTTGAAGTGGCGTCATAG
- the HSPA14 gene encoding heat shock 70 kDa protein 14 isoform X3: MAAIGVHLGATCACAAVYKDGRADVVANDAGDRVTPAVVAFSESEEVVGLAAKQSRIRNISNTVVKVKQILGRSSGDPQAEKYIAESKCSIIEKNGKLQYEIDNKFINPEDVAKLIFSKMKETAQSALGSDVNDVVITVPFDFGENQKNALGEAAAAAGFNVMRLIHEPSAALLAYGIGQDSPTGKSNVLVYKLGGTSLSITVIEVNSGIYRVLATNTDDSIGGVCFTEALAQHLASEFQRSCKHDIRENPRAMMKLMNSADIAKHSLSTLGSANCFVDSLYDGLDFDCNVSRARFELICSSLFSKCVEAIKKLLQQVGFTADDINKVVLCGGSARIPKLQQLIKDIFPTVELLNSIPPDEVIPIGAAIEAGILLGKENPLLEEEALFIECSAKDILLKGHHYQLEGSTLCMLLETLLLYALNYMSHWGKVP; the protein is encoded by the exons ATGGCGGCCATCGGTGTTCACCTGGGTGCTACCTGTGCCTGCGCCGCCGTCTACaag GATGGCCGCGCCGACGTGGTCGCCAACGACGCCGGGGACAGGGTCACGCCTGCGGTCGTCGCTTTCTCGGAAAGCGAGGAG gTTGTTGGCTTAGCTGCAAAGCAAAGtagaataagaaatatttcaaacacCGTAGTGAAAGTAAAGCAGATCCTTGGGCGAAG CTCTGGTGATCCACAGGCAGAGAAATACATTGCAGAAAGCAAATGTTCA ATAATTGAGAAGAATGGAAAACTTCAATATGAAATAGATAATAAATTTATTAACCCAGAAGATGTGGCAAAACTAATCTTCAGTAAAATGAAAG AAACTGCTCAGTCTGCATTGGGTTCAGATGTAAATGACGTTGTTATCACTGTACCATTTGATTttggagagaatcagaaaaatgCCCTTGG ggaagcagctgcagctgctggatTTAATGTTATGAGATTAATTCATGAGCCGTCTGCAGCTCTCCTGGCCTATGGAATTGGCCAAGATTCACCCACTGGGAAAAG CAATGTGTTGGTTTATAAACTTGGTGGAACATCGCTTTCTATCACAGTCATAGAAGTGAACAGTGGAATATATCGTGTGCTTGCCACAAACACAGACGACAGCATTGGTGGAGTTTGCTTCACAGAAGCTCTAGCACAACACTTAGCTTCTGAATTTCAGAG gtCTTGTAAACATGATATTAGAGAAAATCCCAGAGCCATGATGAAGTTAATGAACAGCGCTGATATTGCAAAGCACTCATTATCAACCCTGGGAAGTGCAAACTGTTTTGTAGATTCATTGTATGATGGATTGGATTTTGATTGTAATGTGTCCAG gGCCAGGTTTGAACTTATCTGTTCTTCACTTTTTAGTAAATGTGTAGAAGCAATTAAAAAGCTCTTGCAGCAAGTTGGATTTACAGCAGATGATATCAATAAG GTGGTTCTGTGTGGTGGGTCTGCTCGAATCCCAAAGCTACAGCAGCTGATCAAAGACATTTTCCCAACTGTGGAATTACTGAATTCAATTCCTCCAGATGAAGTTATTCCCATTGGTGCAGCCATAGAGGCAGGAATTCTGCTGGGGAAAGAGAATCCTTTGTTAGAAGAAGAAGCACTCTTTATTGAGTGTTCCGCCAAAGATATTCTTCTTAAG GGACACCATTACCAGCTCGAAGGCAGCACACTCTGCATGCTCCTGGAAACACTTCTTCTGTATGCCTTGAACTATATGAGTCATTGGGGAAAAGTGCcatga